The Rheinheimera mangrovi genome contains the following window.
CAGAACCGCCACAAGCTGATACCAAAATCAAATTAAGCGCCAGCCATAAAGGCGCTTTTTTAAACTTTACTATTGTCATCATAATCCCCTGTCATATTGGATAGGCCAGCTATGCTGCTGGCTCGTCTGAAACAGACAGGGTTAATAATAATTCAATATTATTGTATTACAAATAAACTTAATAACAGAAGTCATCCAGGCGCTATGAAGGCCTGCCCTGCTTTTGTGTTCTACGCCGCCAAAACAGATAACCCAGCCCCACTAGCGCCAATACAGCGGCAGCATAAATAGGCAACTTAAAAGGCCTGGCTGACAGGCGTAATTGCTGTTTCCAGTTGTCGTACTGCCGTTGTTTTGCTGCGACAAAATCAGGTTCAGGGCAGTGTTGGCCAAACTCAGTGCCCCAACTGACATAAGGCCCTTGTTGCAGGTACTGCTGATAAAAGCCTTTTGCCAGCTTTGGCTGACGTATTAATAGCCATTTTGTGGAATAACACAACGTTGCTGCAAAAGCCTGGCTATTCTGTGGTAGCAGCCCTGCGGCTTGCGCGGATAATTCGGCGGCCAGTTGCCGGTAGTGGAATCTGTTGCTGTAGGTTGAACCTGAACTGTTTAAACGCTGTAACTCTGCTGCAGGCAAAGCCGGTGTTTTCGCATCAAATTCGTAAGGCTCAAACTGCCCATAAAACACCTGATAATCGGGCGCCAGTTCAAAACCTAACAACTCCAGGCCATGCTCTCTGGCTAGCTTTGCCTGCTCAAATAGGGCCTGAGCTTTGGCATTGTCGGTCCAGCTGCTTGCGGCTTTTTCTGCATGCTGCTGATAACGCTTTGCCAGTTGCTTTAATTCCGGCTCGACAAAATAGGCCTGAGCCTGCTGGTATTCACCAGCGCGCATCAATCGTCGCGCGGTTAAGTGATGCAATAAAACTTCTACTGGTGTATCACCAAAATAATGCCACTGCGCTTTTTCTGGTACCGCAGTCACAGGATGTAAAGCGGTAAAGCTTATTAGCTCATCCAGCGTCAAAACCCGCTCTGCGATATATGCCGTATCCTGCCAGTACTCCATGCCTGCAGCTGTCAGTAAAGTGATGGCCTGCAAATAATCACCGCGGCTTAATTCCAGAATGCCCTGTTCAGCCTGAACACGGCAATACTGTTGCTGCTGTAGCTCAGCTATTGAAGGTTTACTGTAATAATCCTGTTGTACTGCTACATCAGCTTGTTTAGCCAAGGGGGTAAAAGATTTACTGGCTTTAGCATAAAACTCTGCAGCTTTGGCTGTATCTCCGGCTTTTAATGCCATTTTTGCCTGCAAGCTGAAAGCCAAAACCGTTTGATCCAAATGAGGCAATAACTGCTCTACCAACGCAAACTGGCCTTGCTGATACGCCACTGTGGCAAGTTGTGTGGCATTTTTCAGTTGAATATCCGGTACTTGATTTAGCACCACCAGCAAACGCTGCAACTGTTCTGGTTCCAGATAACTTAAAGCGCTGAACTGTGTCATCAGGTAACGGCTTAATAAAGCAGCCACAGCAGGAACTTGCACTAAAGGCATTAACTCCTGATCCGGCATAGCAGCCAGCTCTTTACTTAACCACAATAAAGACGCGCGGCCACTTTCACTCCAGCGACTTTGGGCTGCATATAATCCTATAGCGCCCGCCCAATCACCTTGTTGTTTGGCTAGTTTGGCCTGTTCACCTAAGCTCGCCACTGCCAGCTGCAGAGGATCCGCTAATCCGGCCGCGACCTCTTGCTGTAACTGGCTATACAATGCTGAAACTTCAGTAGTTTGGTTCTGATCGTTTTGCTCTGATACTTTTTGCTTTAATAAGGCCCGGCCCAGTGAATACAAAGCCCAGCTACGTCTTTGTTGTTGCTGGTCTTCAGCTAAAGCCAGCACCTGGCGAAATAATTGAATAGCTTGCCCGTAATCTTTCTGGGTAAAAGCCACAGCGCCTGCGGTGTAGAAACGCAGCTCAGCCGGCAAAGCTTCACCTGCAGCTAAAGCCTGCTGTGCGGTAGCACTTTGCCGCATCTGTTTTACCAACAGAGCCTGCTCTTTGGTCAGTAACTGCTGTTCAGCTTGTTCTGTGGCGCTGAGCCACTTGTCATTCTGATAATCGTAGGAGTCTTCAAATACAACGGCATCAGGTTTTGCTGACACAGCAGAGAAATCAGGCACAGCTGAGGCCAGAGCCTGAACTTCAACTAAAAATACAGGTTCTGTCAGTACAGCAAAAGTTTGGGCTCTGTCCGAACTCAGCATCATTGGAAAGTCTGGTCCACAGGCCAGCGCACTGCCAGCTAAGGTCATGCTGCTAAGCAGCAAGGCTTTATTAAATTTCAGCATACAATCATCCTTTAAATGCCCAAAGGGTTAAGCTCTGGCAAGACGCCCAGCCCAGTACCAAACGTTGACGAGGTTGCACCATGGTTCCAGCTTCAGCTAAAACAAAACGCAACTGATTCTTGTCCTTTGCACGCTGTAGCATATACCCGGAAACCGCATCTGCAGCACTGCACAAAGCGCCAGACAAGTTGATCTCTGCAGGTAATGGTGCGGCTACAAACCCATGGTTTTCTGCCACCAGTTCAAACTGCGGAGCTTCACCATGCAAACTTAATTTCAAGTCAGCCGTGAGCGTTTTACCCGAACTGACTGCCTGTAATTGGGAATAGGACCAGCTGCGTTTATCGGATGGCAAAGGTAAACGAAACCAGGCTAGCCCCTGCAACAGCGGCCAGTCTTGCTGCTTTAACCACAAACTAAAGCCCTGCACTGCTAAAGCATCCAGCCATAACTCTTGTCGTTCGCTTTGACTTTGCAATGCTTGTTCACTCTCAACAAGCCAGCCCTGTTCTTGTTTTAACAATGCAGAATGATAGGAAGGCACAGCAATATAAAATGGCTTTTGTGCCTTTGCCGCCAATTGTTGCGCCCATCTTTTGGCGAGCTCTGGTTGAAACAAGCCTTGTTCAGGCGATATAACCGAATGCACCTGTAAGGTCAGTTCATCAATCTGCTGTTGTAACTCGGACCAACCCGGCTTGCCTAACCAGTCCGGTAAAGCCGTTATGCTTAAAGCCAGAGTCTGAGGCAACACCTGACGTAATTCTTTTATCCAGAGCGCATAAGCGCCGAGCTGGCTGCTGGCACAGTCATAATCCAGCTCCAGTTGAGTGACCTTTACACCTTGCTGTTGCCACAATTGCAGCAGCGTCAGTATTTTTTGTTGCAACACTGCTTTTGGTAAGAGTTTGAGCTGACCATCGAAGCGCACCACTAGCTGTACAGCCCGTCCATCAGCAGAGAGCAGCGGTAAACCAACCTTAGCTTGTGTCCAGACCGGGCCGGTTTTTGTCTGATGCAGCTGTAAGCCTAATACTCTCAATACACTGAAGTCAGCTTTGCTTTGGGCCAAAGCTTGCGCATGTTCTGAGTTCCAGACGCGCTGCCAGATATAAATATGCTGAGAAAAAGTGGAATTGAGCTGTGGAGTGCAAGAGCACAACACCCAAAGACTAAACAACAGGCTGATTATTTTGAACTGAAGATTCAAGCGACGTACTTATCTAAAGAGGCTGTGCCTTGAGTATAAGACCCTGCATTGCTGCAGGGCCATCCTTTTATGGTCCCGCGTCACTAGAAAGTGTCGGCGGTGATTTCTACTTGTGTGACTTCACCATAATTTTTGGCGATGTCTTTAATAGCTTCTGCTTTGCCAATCAGCACAAATTGCAGCTTATCTTTTGGAAAGTAGCTGTTGATCAAACGCTTGCTTTCAGCCACTGTCAGTTGGTCTACCTTGCTTTGGAAACTGTTGATAAAGTCCTGATTAAAACCATACAGGTACATATCGCCTAACAAACCAGCTAAGGCCGTATTGGTTTCAAAACGAGGCGGGAACTGGCCTTTGACATAAGCTTTAGCTGAATCCAGCGTCGCTTGATCTATGCCCTGATCCCATAAGCGCTGGTAGGTTTTTAAAGCTAAATCCACAGCGGCCTTGGTGCTTTCAGTTTTAGTAAAACTACCGATACTAAAAGTGCCACTGGCAGAGTACCGATCAAAACCAGAACGGGCGCCGTAGGTTAAACCTGAGTTCACTCTAAGCTCGTCATTCAACCAAGAGGTAAAACGGCCACCCAGTACAGTATTGACCACTGAGATACCTACATAATCCGGGTTATCTTGCTTAATACCAACACCACCGATAGTAAAAGTGGTTTCTATTGCATCAGCTTTGTTCACCAGCAACACTTTGGCATTTTTTGCCTTTGGTAAAGCGGCCGTTAAATCGGGTTGCTTCACCGCGTCGCCGTTTTTCCAACTGGCAAAGATTTTTTGTAGCTGAGCTTTCATCTGTTGAGGTTTGAAATCGCCCACTATGCTGATGGCGGTATTACCTGGCTGATAAAAGCTTTGATGGAAGTTTTTTACCTGCGCCTGGCTGATACCTTTTAATGACTCTGCGGTGCCTGAACTAGCGTTGCCATAAGGGTGAGAACCAAATACCAGTTTATTAAAGTACTGCTCCATCACCATACGCGGGCTTTCTTTCGCCTGGGCCACAGCGGCGATTTGACGAGCTTTTAACTTATCAAACTCCGTCTGGTCAAAACTGGGCTGAGTCAGCACACTATGCAGTACAGCAAGCATTTGCTCAGTGTCTTTGGCCATAAAGTTGGCGCGCAGACTGGAACCTTCCATAGAGCCATCGCTGTTTAAACTGGCACCTAAAAAGTCGACCAGTTGTTCAATTTCTGCTTTGGTTTTACCTCCAGCACCTAACAACAAAGCCTGACTGGTTAACTGGGATAAACCCGCCACTTTGTCGTTGACTGCACCAGCACGTACTGTGGCCTGCACTGTAATTAATGGTACTTCATGTTGCGGCAATAAAAATACCGTTAGGCCATTATCCAGCTTCAATTGCTCATAAGCTGGCATTTGGAAGCTGCTATGGCTTTTTGCTTGCTCTGCCATAACCGGCAAGGCAAAAACAAAAGAGCTTAGTAAAACCAGCGCCGCCGCTTTAGGAGTTTTTGTGAAATAGCTCATAGATCTTTATCCTCAGCAGAGTCCAGCACAGCAACAGTGCGGTTGGATTTTTTCAGGTAGCTTTGTGCCACGCGCTGAATATCAGCAGGAGTGACTTTTTGATAATTTTTTGGTGCATCAAACAATTTTTGATAACTGCCAAAATACAGCTCGTAGGTGCCGATAATATCGGCTTTGCCATTGATGGTTTCCATTTCGCGGTAGAACTGCATTAATTTTTGGTTTTTAGCTTTTTCCAGTTCGTCCTGGCTGACACCTTCTTTGGCTACTTTGTTGATCACCGCAATGAACGCAGTTTCCAGATCAGCAGCTTTTACACCAGGGCTGGCGATAGCCATCAGATAAAACAGATTTGGATCGAAGGACATCGGCAAATAGCTGAATACATCCACTGCCAGCTCTTTGTCGACCAGGCCCTGATATAAACGTGAGCTGTTACCTTCACCTAAAATGGAGTTCAGCAAATCCAGCGCATAATAATCTGGGCTGGAACTGGCTGGGATATGAAAACCTAGCAATAAGTTAGGGCTGGTCACCGACGCTTTTTGCACATAAACCCGACGCTCGCCTTTTTGTTCTGGTTCAACAGTGCGCACGTCCTCTGGCTTAGGCTGAGATGGAATAGGAGCAAAATACTGCTCTGCCAGCTTCTTTACTTCAGAGAGTTTCACATCACCAGCCACCACCATCACAGCATTGTTCGGTGCGTAGTAGGTTTTGTGATACCGCTTTAAATCGTCCAAAGTCCAGGCTTTGATATCTGATTCATGACCAATCACAGACCAGCTGTACGGATGGGCCTGAAAAGCCACCCCTTTCATTTCGCCCTGAATAGTACGGAAATTGGAGTTTTCAAGACCTGTGGTGCGTTCAGAAGCAACAACGCCTCGTTCGCTTTCGACCATTTTGGCGTTGATATCCAGATGAGCTATGCGGTCAGCTTCTAAATCAAAAATAGTTTCTAATGCATTGGCGGGAAACCAGTTGGTATAAACAGTTAAATCTTCTGTGGTGTAAGCATTATTGGCGCCACCTGCGGCTTCCATAGTACGGTCAAACATCTTTGGGCCGTACTTTTTCGCGCCATTAAACATCATATGCTCAAAAAAATGCGAAATACCTGTAATACCCGGATGTTCGTTACGCGAACCTACTTTCCAGAATAAATAGCTGTTGGCATTAGGAATAGATGCATCTTCCAGTACCAGAATTTTCATACCATTTTTAAGCGTAAAGCTTTGAATATCTTTGGCTTCAGTTGCTTGCGCTGAACTGATGGTCAGCCCGAGCATCAGCGCCAAAGCTGAATGTTTTAACTTCATACTCTCTCCCTGCCTTTGTTTTATCAACGTTTTACTCTGCCTTGGTTAGCCTTTTAAAAAAAGCATCAGCAAAACAAAAGTCTAAGACTAAACGAAAAACAAAAAACGCCCTGCAACAAAATTGTTACAAGGCGTGTATTTTTTGCTGACGCACAGCGGAGCAATACTTTAGTCAGGTTTATCCTGCGCAAAATCTAACTGGCCTTTGTCTGTCCAGTACACAGGCCGCACAAGGGTATGTCTATTGCCATCCAGCAATGGATTGCCCTGAATTTCTTTGTAATCACGGGCGTGATAGAACATTAAATCGGTGACACCATCTTCGGCTAACACAAAGCTGTTATGGCCAGGGCCAAAACGTTTGAGGCTGTCGTTGGTATAAAACACCGGTTTGAGCGCTTTGCTCCAGCTTTCTGTCTTCAATAAGTCTGCATCCGCTGCTGCACTTAGCAAGCCCATAGCGTAGCGGTGATCGGTGGCACTGGCTGAATAAGCCAGCCAGACGTGGCCGTTTTTAATCAGCACAGCTGGTCCTTCGTTGACCTTATAACCCAAAACCTCCCAGTCCAGAGTGGGTTCTGTCAGTAAAGTAGCGGGCAATTCAAGCTCTGTAGCGCTACGCATTTTGGCTATCCACAAAGCGCTGTTGTAGCTTTTGTTTTTATCCTGCTGTGCCCAGATCAGATAATGCTGGCCCTGATGCTCAAAGTGAGTCGCATCCAGATTAAAACTATCCCAGCCAGTGTTCAGTGGCCCCAGCTCTTGCCATTGCCCTTGTAATGGATCGGCAGAGTTATTTTTCAATACATAAGTGCGGATATGGAAAGGCTCTTCCGCCTTGCCTGCAGCAAAGTAGATATACCAGCTGCCGTCTATACGGTGCAGTTCAGGCGCCCAGATATTAGCACTCATTGGGCCTTTGTCTTTTTTACGCCAAATAATTTTGGGTGTAGCCTGAGCCAGGCCTTTAATACTGGAGCTGTATCTAAGCTCTATGCGATCAAATTCTGGTACTGAGGCCGTGAAGTAGTAAGAATCTGCAGCCGCTCTGTACACCCAGGGATCGGCGCGGTTTTTAATCAAAGGCTCTGCATCCTGCGCCAGTGCATAAAAACTCAGCAGGCTTATCAGTAGACCACTACAAAACTTAAACATCAGCACCCCCAGTTTTTTGCAAAGCCAGCCAATCCTGCACGGCCAGTTCAGACTCTGGTAAGCCCTGATAAGCAGACTGATAAATCAATAAACTACCTGCATCAGGCTCAGCCGCCAGTTGTGCCTCTGTTAAGCCCTGACGCGCTGTAGTGACAAACAGCAGATCCAGCTCAGGCCCACCAAAAGCCAGGCAAGTTGGCTGACTGGCAGGTAAAGCGTGTAAAGCAGTTTGCTGCCCTGAAGGCGAATAACGGGCTATCGCAGCGCCGCCCCATAAAGCGCAGAGCAGATGATCGTCCGCGTCTATGACAGCACCATCGGGCTCAGCGCCATCAGGCACGCTAGCAAAGAACTGTGGCTGTGAAGCTGTGCCTTGTTCTGCATCAAAGCCATAGCTATAAATCACTCCAGTGGGAGAATCGGCGTGATACATCAGGCTACTGTTTTTATTCCAGCACAGACTGTTAGGTATTAATAAGTTGGAGATCACAGCATGACAACCTTGTTGGTCCAGCCGGTATAAAGTGCCGGTTTGCCCTTGATCAACTTCACGCATAGTGCCGGCCCAAAACCTGCCCTGACGGTCGATTCGACCGTCGTTCATTCTGTTACCGGACAGATGTGCTTCAGGTTTAGCTAACCAAAAGATGCCCTGACTTTCGGGCTGATACAATGCAAAACCCGACTCAAAGGCCACCAGCATCGAATAGTCAGAGCGCATGGGGTCAGCTGGGTTGAGTAAGGCAAAACAGCTGATGCGTTCTGGCAGCGGATAGGTATTTAACTGCAATGAAGGCCAAAACAACTGATACAAAAAGCGGCCATGAATATCAGTCCACCAGACCGACTGGCTAGCGACATGCCAGACAATACCTTCACCTAATTTGTTTTTAAGCGGGATGCTGTGCAATAAGGTGAACTCGCTCATGCGTGGCCTCCGGTTTTATTCTGTAATTTTTTACTCAGTAGCTTTTGCAAAGCGATAAAGAAAAACAACAAGCCACCTATGACTATTTTGCTCCACCAACTGCTTAAACTACCGTCAAAATTGATATAAGTTTGAATAAGGCCCATCAGCAATACCCCCAACACAGTGCCGATAATAAAACCGCTGCCACCTGTCAGTAAGGTACCGCCTATCACTACTGCTGCTATAGCATCCAGCTCGACACCTACAGCTGCCAGCGCATAACCTGAGTAGGTATAAAAACTAAAAATAATACCAGCCATGGCCGCCAGCATACTGCTTGAGGCGTACAGCAAAATAGTAGTGCGGGCCACTGGAACACCCATCAGTTGAGCGGATTGGCTATTTCCGCCTAAAGCATAGACATAAGAGCCAAAGCGACTGTAGTGAGTAAGTACCAACATCAACAGCACCAGCGCTATGGTCAGCAAAGATGTGGCACCCAGCCAGCCGCCATCCGGCAGCTCCAGGCCAAACTCGGCCACTGCATCATAAAACGGATGTTCAATAGCCACAGACTCTTCACTCAACAGCGTTGCCACACCGCGCGCCAAAAACATACCAGCCAAAGTGACAATAAAAGGCTGCAATTGGTAGTACTGAATTAAAGCGCCCATCCCAGCACCAAAAAGCGCAGCACAGGGCAATATCACTGCAAAAGCCAGTAGTGGATGCCACTGATAAGGCCCTATCAATAAAGCCGCCGCCACGCCGCTTAAGGCAATCACTGAGCCGACGGACAGGTCAATGCCACCAGATAAAATCACCAGAGTCATACCCAAAGCAGTCACCAGCAAAAAGGCATTGTCGCTAATTAAGTTAGTAACCACTCGCAGACTGGCAAAACCATCAAACTGGCTGGCACCAGCGCCAAACATCAACAACACCAGGGCAAAAGTGATCCACAAAGGTAAATAAGTGCGGGACATCAGGCTTTACCTCCACGCGCTTTGCCAAAGCTAAACAAAGCCTTTAGCTGGTTGCGAAACAATTCCGACTGCAACATTAGCACAAGCAATATCACTAAAGCTTTGATCAATAAGTTAAATTTGGAAGGCAAACCGCTGACCACTATGGTGGTGCTCAAAGCCTGAATAATCAGTACTCCTATCACGGCCCGAGGCAGAGAAAAACGCCCGCCCGTTAAAGCGGCTCCGCCTATCACTACAGCTAAAATGGCATCCAGTTCTAACCATAAACCAGCGTTATTGGCATCCGAACCCTGAATATCAGCGGTGGCGATAATACCAGCCAGCGCAGCACAGCCACCGGCCAGCAAATACACTGTCAGCTTAATGCCTCTGTCATCTATGCCTAAATAACGGCTGGCTTTGGCATTACAGCCTACAGCTTCGATAAATAAGCCTAAAGCGGTGCGTCGCAATAGCAACTGCATAATCAGCAGCGCCAGCAATACCAGCCAGACAGGCACAGGCAAGCCTAAAAAGGAGCCTGAGCCTAAAGCGGCAAAGTCAGGGTTCTGAAAGGTGACAATCTGGCCCTGGTTTAATAGCTGCGCCACACCACGACCCGCCACCATCAAGACTAAAGTCGCCACTATGGGCTGAATACCGAGATAGCTGACCATAAAGCCATTCACCAGTCCACAAGCTAAACCTGTCAGTACAGCCAGGCCTATCACAGTCGGAATAGACCAGTCACCCAGCACTAATAAGTTAGCGCACACTGCGCCGCAAATAGCCATCACAGCACCAACCGACAAGTCAATGCCACCTGTGGCTATCACTAAACTCATGCCGATGGCCAGCAAAGCCACAGGCGCACTGCGGTTTACAATATCAATCAAAGGCCCATACAAACGACCATCCTGCCATTGCAGTGAAAAAAACTGTGGGTCCAGCAGCAGATTCACCAGCAATAACAAGGCTAAAGCCACTAAAGGATAGAGGTATAAGCTGAATTTATGCGCCGACTGGCCAGGGCTATAACGCGCCTGGCGGGCAGCCTTGAGTTGCTCCGCATTGGATTGCCCGGCGTTTTGGTGTTCAGGTTGGCTTGAGTTCAAAATTACTCCTTCGGTCGTCATACACTGGCTCCCGCTATTGCAGCCATAATGCGATCTGGATCCAGATCCTCACCGCTGAGTTCTGCTACTTTTTTGCGGTCACGCATGACCACAATTTTGCTGGAAAAGGCGGTGAGTTCTTCCAACTCGGATGACGTTACCAATAAAGACATCCCCTGCTGACAAAGCTGACGGATCAGCTGCAGTATTTCAGCATGAGCACCAATGTCGATACCGCGGGTTGGCTCGTCTAGTAACAACAACTGAGGCTCTACCGCCAGCCAGCGTGCCAGAATCACCTTTTGCTGATTACCGCCACTGAGCTGACCTATGGCTTTGTCGGCGTCCGGTGTGGCAATTTGTAGTTTATCAATATAAAAATCAGCCAGTTGCTGCTGTTTCTTTTTCGAAATTACCCGCCACCAACCTAGTTTGGCCTGCAGCGCTAAGCTGATATTTTCGCGGATGGATAAAGGCGCAATCATGCCCTGGGATTTACGATCCTCAGGACAAAGCGCAATACCAAGGGCTATGGCTTGTGCCGGATTATTCAGTTTAATGGGCTTACCTGCAAAACTTAAAGTGCCACTATCGACTTGATCCAAACCAAATAGCAGACGACAAATTTCAGTACGACCTGAACCTAATAAACCCGCTAAACCCACAGCCTGGCCCGCAGGTAAATCCAGATCCAGCTGCTGCACAGACTGGCCAGAATTTAACTGCCGCGCTGTTAAAATAGATTCTGACTGCTCCACTGCCAGACAAGGCGCCTGATGACGCTGCTGACATAGTTCTTTGCCGAGCATAGCGGCAATGAGTTCAGCTTTATTTAAGCTGGCCGTCTGGTATTCACCGACAAAACAGCCGTTACGCATGACCGTAATGCGGTCGCTGATTTGATACACCTGATCCAAAAAGTGGGTAATAAAAACTATGGCCACCCCTTGTTGTTTCAACTGGCGTAGCACCAGAAACAAATTTTGGACTTCGTCGGCATCCAGACTAGCCGTGGGTTCATCCAGCACCAGCACTTTGGTGCAAGCCGCGCCACGTTTCGGGGCTATGCCTCTGGCTATAGCCACCAGTTGCTGCACTGCGACAGAAAACTCAGACAGAGGGGCTGTGACATCAATAGCCAGGCCAAAAGTACGTAGTAATTGCCTGGCCTGCTCTGCCATGGCTTTTTTATCTATCAGGCCAAAACG
Protein-coding sequences here:
- a CDS encoding DUF3142 domain-containing protein — its product is MNLQFKIISLLFSLWVLCSCTPQLNSTFSQHIYIWQRVWNSEHAQALAQSKADFSVLRVLGLQLHQTKTGPVWTQAKVGLPLLSADGRAVQLVVRFDGQLKLLPKAVLQQKILTLLQLWQQQGVKVTQLELDYDCASSQLGAYALWIKELRQVLPQTLALSITALPDWLGKPGWSELQQQIDELTLQVHSVISPEQGLFQPELAKRWAQQLAAKAQKPFYIAVPSYHSALLKQEQGWLVESEQALQSQSERQELWLDALAVQGFSLWLKQQDWPLLQGLAWFRLPLPSDKRSWSYSQLQAVSSGKTLTADLKLSLHGEAPQFELVAENHGFVAAPLPAEINLSGALCSAADAVSGYMLQRAKDKNQLRFVLAEAGTMVQPRQRLVLGWASCQSLTLWAFKG
- a CDS encoding M16 family metallopeptidase → MSYFTKTPKAAALVLLSSFVFALPVMAEQAKSHSSFQMPAYEQLKLDNGLTVFLLPQHEVPLITVQATVRAGAVNDKVAGLSQLTSQALLLGAGGKTKAEIEQLVDFLGASLNSDGSMEGSSLRANFMAKDTEQMLAVLHSVLTQPSFDQTEFDKLKARQIAAVAQAKESPRMVMEQYFNKLVFGSHPYGNASSGTAESLKGISQAQVKNFHQSFYQPGNTAISIVGDFKPQQMKAQLQKIFASWKNGDAVKQPDLTAALPKAKNAKVLLVNKADAIETTFTIGGVGIKQDNPDYVGISVVNTVLGGRFTSWLNDELRVNSGLTYGARSGFDRYSASGTFSIGSFTKTESTKAAVDLALKTYQRLWDQGIDQATLDSAKAYVKGQFPPRFETNTALAGLLGDMYLYGFNQDFINSFQSKVDQLTVAESKRLINSYFPKDKLQFVLIGKAEAIKDIAKNYGEVTQVEITADTF
- a CDS encoding M16 family metallopeptidase gives rise to the protein MKLKHSALALMLGLTISSAQATEAKDIQSFTLKNGMKILVLEDASIPNANSYLFWKVGSRNEHPGITGISHFFEHMMFNGAKKYGPKMFDRTMEAAGGANNAYTTEDLTVYTNWFPANALETIFDLEADRIAHLDINAKMVESERGVVASERTTGLENSNFRTIQGEMKGVAFQAHPYSWSVIGHESDIKAWTLDDLKRYHKTYYAPNNAVMVVAGDVKLSEVKKLAEQYFAPIPSQPKPEDVRTVEPEQKGERRVYVQKASVTSPNLLLGFHIPASSSPDYYALDLLNSILGEGNSSRLYQGLVDKELAVDVFSYLPMSFDPNLFYLMAIASPGVKAADLETAFIAVINKVAKEGVSQDELEKAKNQKLMQFYREMETINGKADIIGTYELYFGSYQKLFDAPKNYQKVTPADIQRVAQSYLKKSNRTVAVLDSAEDKDL
- a CDS encoding glycoside hydrolase family 43 protein; amino-acid sequence: MFKFCSGLLISLLSFYALAQDAEPLIKNRADPWVYRAAADSYYFTASVPEFDRIELRYSSSIKGLAQATPKIIWRKKDKGPMSANIWAPELHRIDGSWYIYFAAGKAEEPFHIRTYVLKNNSADPLQGQWQELGPLNTGWDSFNLDATHFEHQGQHYLIWAQQDKNKSYNSALWIAKMRSATELELPATLLTEPTLDWEVLGYKVNEGPAVLIKNGHVWLAYSASATDHRYAMGLLSAAADADLLKTESWSKALKPVFYTNDSLKRFGPGHNSFVLAEDGVTDLMFYHARDYKEIQGNPLLDGNRHTLVRPVYWTDKGQLDFAQDKPD
- a CDS encoding SMP-30/gluconolactonase/LRE family protein: MSEFTLLHSIPLKNKLGEGIVWHVASQSVWWTDIHGRFLYQLFWPSLQLNTYPLPERISCFALLNPADPMRSDYSMLVAFESGFALYQPESQGIFWLAKPEAHLSGNRMNDGRIDRQGRFWAGTMREVDQGQTGTLYRLDQQGCHAVISNLLIPNSLCWNKNSSLMYHADSPTGVIYSYGFDAEQGTASQPQFFASVPDGAEPDGAVIDADDHLLCALWGGAAIARYSPSGQQTALHALPASQPTCLAFGGPELDLLFVTTARQGLTEAQLAAEPDAGSLLIYQSAYQGLPESELAVQDWLALQKTGGADV
- the yjfF gene encoding galactofuranose ABC transporter, permease protein YjfF; amino-acid sequence: MSRTYLPLWITFALVLLMFGAGASQFDGFASLRVVTNLISDNAFLLVTALGMTLVILSGGIDLSVGSVIALSGVAAALLIGPYQWHPLLAFAVILPCAALFGAGMGALIQYYQLQPFIVTLAGMFLARGVATLLSEESVAIEHPFYDAVAEFGLELPDGGWLGATSLLTIALVLLMLVLTHYSRFGSYVYALGGNSQSAQLMGVPVARTTILLYASSSMLAAMAGIIFSFYTYSGYALAAVGVELDAIAAVVIGGTLLTGGSGFIIGTVLGVLLMGLIQTYINFDGSLSSWWSKIVIGGLLFFFIALQKLLSKKLQNKTGGHA
- a CDS encoding ABC transporter permease, giving the protein MNSSQPEHQNAGQSNAEQLKAARQARYSPGQSAHKFSLYLYPLVALALLLLVNLLLDPQFFSLQWQDGRLYGPLIDIVNRSAPVALLAIGMSLVIATGGIDLSVGAVMAICGAVCANLLVLGDWSIPTVIGLAVLTGLACGLVNGFMVSYLGIQPIVATLVLMVAGRGVAQLLNQGQIVTFQNPDFAALGSGSFLGLPVPVWLVLLALLIMQLLLRRTALGLFIEAVGCNAKASRYLGIDDRGIKLTVYLLAGGCAALAGIIATADIQGSDANNAGLWLELDAILAVVIGGAALTGGRFSLPRAVIGVLIIQALSTTIVVSGLPSKFNLLIKALVILLVLMLQSELFRNQLKALFSFGKARGGKA
- a CDS encoding sugar ABC transporter ATP-binding protein, translating into MSEQNNSSALPVLQLRQIDKNFPGVKALQQAQLSLYAGEVHALLGENGAGKSTLVKVMTGVLQKDAGEMLLDSTAQSFDSPKDAQKAGISTVYQEVNLLPNLSVAHNLFLGSEPKRFGLIDKKAMAEQARQLLRTFGLAIDVTAPLSEFSVAVQQLVAIARGIAPKRGAACTKVLVLDEPTASLDADEVQNLFLVLRQLKQQGVAIVFITHFLDQVYQISDRITVMRNGCFVGEYQTASLNKAELIAAMLGKELCQQRHQAPCLAVEQSESILTARQLNSGQSVQQLDLDLPAGQAVGLAGLLGSGRTEICRLLFGLDQVDSGTLSFAGKPIKLNNPAQAIALGIALCPEDRKSQGMIAPLSIRENISLALQAKLGWWRVISKKKQQQLADFYIDKLQIATPDADKAIGQLSGGNQQKVILARWLAVEPQLLLLDEPTRGIDIGAHAEILQLIRQLCQQGMSLLVTSSELEELTAFSSKIVVMRDRKKVAELSGEDLDPDRIMAAIAGASV